The sequence TTTGATGGCCGTTGCCAGTGTTTCGAACATTTCCTTGGCTGAGTATCCGATGGGGATGGTGCAGGCAGTGGAGCAATTTCCCCTTCATTGGTCTGTCATCTATACGGGAGGTATTGAAAACCATCCGCAAGTTTACCGAGCGATTGAGCAACAACGACCCGTCTGGGGTTACACTCACCCAAATCCACTGCACGGCAACTCGATTCGGAATCCGAAATATCTGGATGTACTTGCTGCAGAACATAGGTTACATCGCCCCAAACATATGTGGAATAATCCACCGACCCAAGGTGTGTGGCTCAAAAAGCCTTTGGCAAGTGCTGGTGGTCGAGGTATTCAATATTGGTCGCAAAATGAACCTGTCTCTCCTTCTCATTATCTTGAAGAATTTTTGGAAGGTGTTCCCTTCTCTGCCATCTTCCTGCACAACAAGCAGGGAACCAGATACCTCGGCTGTTCCAGACAACTGATCGGCACCCCATGGCTGCATGCGCCATCACTATTCAGCTACTGTGGCAATATCGGGTCTATTCAACTGGATAGCTCAAGCGACGATTATTTATTGCATCTTGGCTCAATTCTTACAAAACATGACCCATTTCTTGCAGGTTTGTTTGGCGTCGACTTTATCGTGAATGACAATCAGATCAATCTGATTGAAGTGAACCCTCGATACACGGCATCGGTTGAATTACTCGAGCTGGCATCCGGTCAATCGTATATTGCCAAACATGTTCAAACTTACCATGAGTCATTCGGCTCGAAGCAATCTTCAACATCTGTTCAATTGATTGGTAAAGCCGTTTATTACGCACCTTCAGATTGTGTTTTTCCACACGAAGCACCTTACTTCAACCAGCAAATCGACGATCTCTGGCGAATTCCACAATGTGCAGATATCCCCACAGCAGGTATTCTGTTTGCCAAAGGCCAGCCTGTGCTCACACTCTACGCACAAGGAGCCGACGAACTTGAAATTGTTCATCGACTCCGAGAGAAAGCCATCGAATTAGATGAGTTACTTTTTCATCGGTTTTCCACTTAAGGAAGTACCTGTCACTTGCTGTTCTTCGTACGAATCCGGGCCATTAGGCAACGGGGCGTAAGGCAAAAACCACGGGAAAAATTCAGGTGCCTTGGGCTTAGGACGATTCATGGCTGGACCTTCCTCAACCAACTCAACCTCATTCGACTTGGGAGTAAACTGGGCAGGAACCAATGATGTGGATTCCAATTTAGGCAAGGTCATGGGCACAGGCATCAACCTGCCATCCAGCGTCATGGGTATCATCCCGAAGAAATCATCGTCGCCTACGCACCGATTTGGCTCATCCGTAATTACACGTGGCAGACGTGGGGTACCCTCAGCAGGGCACAGTGGGATCTGCTCCAGATCAACAGGTACTTCACAAGTCAGTTCCTGTTTGATGACAGGATGAGGCATAGCCACCTTGTTCTGCTTCAGAACCTGGCCACGCAGTTGTGTCAATAAATCATCCACTTGATCCTGTACGGATTGTTTCTGACGGACCACCAGGCACTTCCCCTGGGCAAAGTACTCGATGGTTGCATCTTTGGTATTCCAGGCATCTGGCGAAACCATCGTGGTAATGAGCCTGATCAGTTCATCATGGTTGCTGCAGGCCGTGGTGCTAAATTCAGCAATGGAGTACGTCCGAACGATAACGTTTTGTTCATCGCCGACTTTGCAGCAGTCAGATGCTTTCGCATTGCATGGCGTTTCATTATAGCAAACCTTCTTATCACTGCATGTTGAACCCGTTGAACAGGTAGCAGACTTCTTATCTGGCGAGGCAAAGCTGGTAGGAGTGGCTGCACTCTTCTTATCAACAGGAAGCGACAACAAATAAGTTGTGGGGTTCATTGCCGATATGAGTTCCCCCAGGGCCTGCATGGTAAAGTAGACAGGATTCTCATCTTCCGTAACTGGAGGCACGGCGGCATGAAGGCCTGGCATGACTTCCGGGCCTTTGGCTTCATTTAATGAATAACTGGGCAACGTGGCGAAGTTGTTACTCGCATCAACTTGCTTCACTGGGTTGGAATTCAAACTGACACCTGGAATGGGTGGCAGCTTGGCTACTTCCTGCATCACCTTGGCGGGTGGCATGACCACTTTCGCATCTGGTTGAATGGGCACATACAGTGGCACCAGTGGTTTTTCTGTGAAAGTAAATTCATCCACTACTGGAGACTTGTTCGCGTTGGGTGGCAAAGCTGGTGGCTCAGGTTGCAGGCTGGCCAGATTCTTCAGTGCTTCTTCCCGTAGTTGCTGGTGTTCGGGTACATCTTCCACGGCTACTGGTTTTACCGGTGGCTGCATGATACTAGTGACAGGAGGAGTATCGTTATTCCGAAGAGCTGGCTGCAAATCAAACGCAATGGCTGGCGAAGAACCGTGCGTAACAGCAGGTACGCTGGTTGACGGTTTGTCCTTGCTGGAACTGATGAGCCAGGCCAAGTTGTCAGGCCTCTTCTGGCCATATTCAGCAATTGCCACAGTAACGACAGCAGCTGCAACCAATACCATTGCGGTAAACCAGTAAAGACTTCGCATGGCCAACCTCCGTGCCGAACTATTTTTCAGTACCCTGGCGTTAGCATCCGTGATAACGCTCAAGTAGTTTGTTGCAGTGATGCACATGGGGGGAGCCGGGCTTCCCTGCCCGGTGTGCGCCATCCATGGCACACTCCCACCAAGGCGGGGAGGACTATACACACTGCTGAAATAGCCTGCTAGTCCAGTTCCTGCAGTCTGTTGAACTGGGCTTGACAGAAATCAACCCTGTTTCGCCTGCAAAATTCGCGGATTTCATACTTATTTGAACAGATTCAATCCTGGCGACATGGTGTTCAATCGATTGCTGCCCATATAATGTGGGAACCCAACTTTATCCTGTTTCTGGTTACGCCATCATGTTCGACGGTTTGCAAAAAAGTCTCTCGAATGCCTTCAAAGCTATTACCGGCCGTGGCAGATTGAGTGCCGCCAATATCAAGGAAGGTCTTGCGACGGTCAGACAAGCCTTGCTTGATGCAGATGTTAATTTCAACGTAACCAATGCCTTCATCGAACGGGTCAGTACCCGTGCTGTCGGACAGGATGTGATTGACAGCATCCGACCAGAAGAACAGATCATCAAGATCGTTTATGATGAACTCTGCGCGCTGATGGGGCCTGTGGATCATACGATCCATTTTGCCAAGGATCGTCCATCGGTCATTATGCTGTGTGGCTTGCAGGGTTCCGGTAAAACCACCACCTGCGGCAAGCTGGCCAAGATGCTGCAGGCTCGTGGCAAGAAGCCATTGATGGTAGCTGCTGACATGCAGCGACCTGCTGCCATCGACCAGTTACATGTTCTTGGCGAACAACTGCAGATTCCTGTGCACAGCCGTAGTGCTGCAAAGCCTCTGGATGTCTGTCTCAATGGCATCAAGGAAGCCCGGCTGAAGGGTTACGATACTGTTATTCTCGATACCGCTGGCCGTCTGCACGTTGCGGAAATGCCGATGGATGAGCTGAAGTCCATCGACAAGCAGGCCAAGCCCGATGAAGTATTCTTTGTCTGCGATTCGATGACAGGTCAGGATGCTGTCAATTCAGCGAAAGCCTTCAATGAGGCATTGGAACTAAATGGCATCATCCTGACCAAGCTGGATGGCGACTCACGAGGCGGTGCGGCACTCTCCATTAAAGAAGTAACCGGTGTACCCATCAAATTTGTGGGTATTGGTGAAAAGCTCGACAAGCTGGAAGAATTCCACCCAGATCGCATGGCACAACGTATTCTCGGCCAAGGCGATATGATGAGCCTGGTAGAGAAAGTTGTACAGGCTCAACAGCACATTACTGAAGAAGAGAGGATCAAACAGCAGGAAAAGCTGGCCAAGGGCGATTTCACGCTGGATGATTTCCGCAAGCAGTTTGCCATGGTTCATCAATTGGGCATGAAGAACATGATGGGCATGTTGCCTGGCATGTCGGAAATGATGAAGGATGTTGATGAAGACCCAGACAAGGTGATGACTCGTTTTCAGGGCATGATTGATTCGATGACGCCAGCGGAAAAGAAGAACCCTGATCTTATCGACCTCAGTCGCCGTCGCCGTATTGCCACCGGTGCAGGCGTTCAAGCACATGAGATCAAGAAGTTTCTGGAACAATTCCAGGTCGCACGTACGGTGGCTCGTCAGATGAACTCGATGAGCCTGATGCAGAAGATGAAGATGATGATGGGTATGGGCAAGGCCGGCATGTTCGATCCAGGCGGCTTAATGACACAGAAGCAGAAAATTGGTACTGGTCATCGCAAAACCGCCAAAGAACGAGCGGAAGAGCGAAAAAAAAAGAAGAAGAAACGCTGAGCAATACCCCATGTTGTACCGCTCACTAGCGTGGCAAGGCGATGCCCTGGGTGAATTGCGCCTGCTCGATCAGACTCGGTTGCCTGGAGAAACCATTTATCGCCATTGCACGACCATTGAACAGGTCTGGCAAGCCATCAGGGAATTGTGCGTACGCGGAGCGCCAGCGATCGGTGTTTCGGCAGCGTATGGTGTGGTATTAGGCGTGCGTGCTTTCGTACACCCCACGCTGGAAACTGTAAAACAGGCAACCAATTACCTGCGTACGAGCCGACCTACCGCCGTCAATTTGTTCTGGGCGCTTGATCGCATGGATGCCGCGGCGGAAAAATACTTCCATAAGCCTGAAGGACAGCTGATTGAACTGTTACTGGCCACGGCTCAAGATATTGAAGATGAAGACGTAGAAACCTCTCGCAGCATTGGAGAATTTGGGTCACATCTCATTCCCGATGGTGGCGGCGTGTTGACTCATTGCAACACCGGCGCACTGGCCACCGCAGAGTATGGCACTGCGTTAGCTGCCATCATCATGGCCTGGGAACAGGGGAAAAGGTTTACCGTCTTTGCAGATGAAACTCGGCCATTGCTTCAAGGTGCGAGATTGACCGCCTGGGAATTGCAACAGCATGGCATCCCCTGCACCCTCATTTGCGATAACATGGCTGCTCAGGTCATGCGGGAAGGGAAAGTGCAACTGGCCATCGTGGGAGCGGACCGTATCGCAGCTAATGGTGATACTGCCAACAAGATTGGTACCTATGGCGTTGCTATTCTCTGCAACTATCACAAGCTGCCGTTTTTTGTTGCAGCCCCACAAAGCACTTTCGATCTGAATCTGGCAGATGGTACAGGTATTCCCATTGAACAGCGTCATGCCGATGAGATCACCCAGGCTTTTGGCAAACGCACTGCACCGGTTGATGTAGCAATCTACAATCCAGCGTTCGATGTCACCCCCGCATCATTAATTTCGGGCATCGTCACCGAACATGGCATCATTCAGCCCGTTAATGCTGAAGAGATTGCCCGTCGGCTGCGCTGATATTCCGCTCTTGTGCCATCATTTCCAGAAATACTTTTCGCATCTGCTCTGTCTGCATGGTTAAAGTAGACTTGAAACTCTGAATAGCCCGATCAGCATCTGTTTCCAGATACCCCATCCGCCTGACCAACGTCAGCATATCTACCGATGAAGCCGGCAGACTTTCCAAAGATTGATGATGCAGCATCCGCAGTCGGCTTTCAATCGTTCTGAGAAAAGTGTAATGATCATGAACCAGTCTATATGTTTCCTGATCGATTAATTTCACCTGCATCAGCGCAGTAAGAGCTTCCCAGATATTGGGCTGCCGAATAGATGAATATTGGCATCCATATTTCAGCAGAAAGGATTGAACCAGGAATTCGACATCGACAATGCCACCCTTTCCACGCTTGAGGTCTGTTTCTGATCGACTGGCTTCCATTCTTATTCGCATCGACAGAATTTCATCAATTACTGCTGGTGACCATTCTGAAAGATAAGTCGCTTCATGAATCACTTGCAGCACGATATCAGAAAATACTGGTTCCCCTTCCACTATTCTGGCGCGGGTTAACGCCTGTCTTTCCCAAAGCTGTGCCTCGCCTTCAGCATAATACTTTCGGAAACCTTCCAGTGGCACCACCAGACTTCCCGACTTTCCCGTTGGCCGAAGCCGCATATCTACCTGATACAACCTGCCCAGCGGCCCGTGATGTCCCAAAGACTTGATCATCCGTTGAGCCAGCTCGCTGAAAAAGTGAATATTGTCGGTCGATTGTCCATTACTCGAATCGGTCTTACCATCTGCTTCATAAATCAGGATCAGGTCGAGATCGCTTTGATAACTCATCTCCCTGCCGCCAAGCTTTCCCAGCCCCACGATGGCAAACCTGCACGCCCTGTCGGAATCGGGCATCCGAGGTACTCCCCATCGCCTACACAACAACTGGTATTCCCGATGGACGATCTGATGCAACAGTGTCTGGGCCAGATCGGAAAGAGATGCCAGGGTATCTCGTAAAGGCCGTTTGCTCAGGATGTCCTGCACGCCGATGCGAAGCAGTTCCTTGTTCTGAAAACTGTGCAGAATGCGATTGATCAATTCCGGATCGGCACCCTGGCAGAGTTCCTGAAGTTCCCGCTGCAGATCATCCCTGGTCCTGGGTTGATTCAGCACCAGCGAATCCAATAGCTCATCAATCATACCCGGATGACTCATCAGAATCTGCGACAGATACTGACTGGACGCACACAACTCGACATACAGCTTCAGACTCGGTTCATTGAAACTGAACAGTTCCCAAAGCACCCCCTTGGCCCCCAGCGATGCAGTCACTTTTTCCAGATTGGTTAATGCCATATCAGGATCAGGCGTTTCTGATAAAGCCAGAAGCAGCTTGCGGATAATGCTGGCCAGAAAATGACGACAGCGGCGGGTTGGCAGAAACGGTACAGGTTCCTCGGCAAGCAATTGAATATTTCGTAATGCAGTGGCTGAGTCTCGAAATCCGAACCGCTTAAGCGTAGTTGCTGCACGGTCGTTTTGATCTTCAGGCAACAGTATCAGATCTGTTTCCGGAGAATCGATCTGTGCAGCATCTGCAAATGCATCATGCAGGAGATGGTTCAGCACTTTCCGGTTCAGCGTGGTGACCTGTCGGAAATCGCTCAAGAACTGCGATTGCGCGGTTTCTGCCTGGTCGTAATATCCCAATCGGATAGCAAGCCGGCGCAGTTCCTCCGGGCGGTCGGGCAAATGATGCGTCTGCAAGTCGCTCAGTAATTGCAGTCGATGTTCTGTCCTACGCAAGAAACGGTAGCCCTTTTCCAGAATTTCCCCTTCGGTGGGGGTCAGGCAGTCTGCTCGGAGCAATGCAGTGATGGCGTGCAGCGTGTTGTTGTTACGCACTGCAGGCAATTCACCACCATTAAGCAACTGCAGAAACTGAATGACGAATTCGATATCACGTATGCCACCGTAGCCTGTCTTTACATCGCGTGTATCATCGCCTTGCCTTAGTGCACGCTGTTCGATTTTCCGTTTGATGGCCTTCACTTCACTGATTTCAGCGAAAGCCAGGTACTTGCGATAAATGAAAGGTTCGATGGCTTGCAGGAATCGAGTCCCCAGCTCTGAATCACCCGCGATAGGTCTGACCTTGATTAAAGCCTGGCGTTCCCAGGTGCGGCCCAGCGTATCGTAATAACTGAGCGTACTGCTCAGGCTGCGAACCAGTGGACCACGTTGCCCTTCAGGCCGAAGTCGAAAATCGACTCGGTATGCCGCAGGCGCTGCGGTCAGCAATCGCAACATCTCGGTAGTCACCCTGCTGTAATACTCTTCTAGGGTAACCTGCAATTTTCCATCCGTCTGGCCATCTTCGTCGTATACAATCATCAGGTCGATATCGCTGGAGTAATTCAGTTCTCCTCCACCGAGCTTCCCAAATGCCAACACAATCATTTTGCCAAACTGTCCATGCACCGAGACCGGATTGCCAAACCTTTTTCGAACGGTTCGCTCGGCTTGAGTCAAGGCAACATTCACTGCAGCTTCTGCAACATAAGCAATATCTGCAGTTACTTCCTCCAGAGGCCTATCCCGCATGATGTCGTTGATGCCAATACGCAGCAATTGCCTGGCTCGATAATTGCGAATTACCCGCAACACCGTGGAATCTTCGTAACTGGAGCTGACCTCGGCCTGCAATTCTGTAATCAATTCCTCTTTGGTTGGCGTGCGACTGAGTGGAAAACCCAGCATGGCAATCGCTGCAGGCTGAGTCATCAGCGTATCGCTGAGAAACTGGCTGGTGCCCATCAGATTGATCAAGGTTTCAATCGCATCGGGATGGTGTGAGAGAATTTCTTCGAGAAGTGGCACAGCATTCTCGGTGGAAAGAAACCGCTCCAGGTTGTTCAGTGCCATATCGGGGTCTGCACTGCGAGCCAGCAGGCTTTGCCACAAAGGCAGACAGCGCTGCAGTTGTTCCTGTCCCAACAGCTTCTCCAGTGAAGCATAATTCCGCTCACCCCGGCTAATGTCATGAATGCCTGCTGCAAGCAGAAACGACACGCATTCAGCCGATGCTGATTCTGAATTCATGTCGTTACCTCGGAGGCCATGTGATACAGAGCTGATTTCACTTCAAAGGGTTTCAACCCAGGCTTTAGCGACAGCAATTTGGCAATGAGAGCAGAGACATGGGCTGTTGCCCAACTGGAAGCAGGAGTCTGTGTCAGAAAATTCAGATTACTGCTGGCAGTGGCTTGAAATTCCACCCGTTCGTTAGGTGAATAACATAACTGCACTGCATGTTTATCCGATTTCCCACGGCTGACACCTATCAGCGGAGCTCCCATGATGGCAGGAAAACTGCGCGAATGGGGATGATCATTATGTGCTGCAGCCACCGATATCACATCCCGGTGGTAACACTCTTCGATAATACGCTGAAGTTGCCAGCGCCTCTGGATGGGAAACAGCCTGTCTTCCGTAATGCCCAGCGAGATATTCAAGACATGGCAACGCGCCTCGTGAACACACCATTCGATAGCTCGAATGAGTGTTTCGACATCACAATAACCTGACGAGCTGAATACATCAGCTGAGATGAGTGTTGCTTGTGGCGCATGTAGCAGTATGAGACCGGCTACCGCAGTCCCATGCGGAGCGCTCTGCAAGCCCTCGTATGGAAGTGTTTTGCCTGGTTCGAAGATACTGCCCTCAATAGCTGATGCATAACCCTGCTGTTGCAGTGTAGCCTGATCGATGCCCGTATCAATGATACCAACCCGCACCCCCTGCCCGGTTGCCTGGGGATGCTGCATCAATTCATTCAAACTGACAGGCCAGTGGGGTTGCAACTTCAGACTCATGATGAAGGAAGACGGGTGACATCATCGAGCAGGCTTTCCACCTGATGCAGCATTGCCTCAATACGATTGACAGCATCTGCACCATACTTCTGTGACAATCGCTGAAGCAGATCAGCCCAGTGTTCCACCTGTTGTCCGGTGACCGAACCTGCCTTCTGAACCTGCGATCTGAATACATCACTGCCCTGTGCACCGGCTGATTTCGTCAACTCTCCAGTAAAACGTTTACTCTCCTGTAAAGCTGCTTGCAGGGTGCTGTACAACATCCGCTGTGATTCACGTTCCCCCAGGACCAGTTTGAGCAGTAATCCTGCCATGGGCTGCAAAGCTCGAAGCCGATCCTTGTCTTCGCTATCAAAAGCTTTGACATCACCTTTTTTGTCGAACAATTCAACGATGGCTACACACGCCTGGCTCGTATGCATTGTCAGGCCGAGCAACTGGGAATGTTTTGATTCCGTTGGCGATAGCTGTACGCCACTGAGATGCCTTGTGGAAGCAAGAGAGGTGAGCAACCCCTCATTCGACATGCTGCAAACTGCTGCTGCTAGTGACTGTGCATAACGCCAACCACGCCAGACTTCCACTCGGCTGCCTTGGATATCAAAAACCTGGATATTCTCCTTCCCCAAGTTCTGGCTGGCAGTATCTCTGACAATCAGTAACCCAGCACTGGCATCCGTAAGTCGCTGTGCCAACATCATCACTGCCCGTGCGACTTCATCCAGATGTATACCGTCCTGATGCAATACACTGGCTGTTTCCAGCCTGGGCAGTGCTTCCTGCACCAGTGCCCGAAAACGGGACAACTGCTGATGAATTTCCCGTTCCCGTTTGCGGGGCCGCAGGTGTTCCAGTTGCCTGCGAACTGCGGAAAGGAAGAAATCTTTCGTCAGGTCGTGACTTTTATCAAGATAATCCCGTATTCCGAGCCGAAGTGCATCCAGCGGCGTCGCCTGGCTTGCATAACCGGTGATCAGGATAGCAGTCAGATCACTTTGGAACTCGTGCAGGTCTTCGAGCAGTTGTAGACCGTTCAGCCCAGCACCGAGGTTCCAATCGAGAATTGCCAGATCAATCTGATGCTGGTTGGCCAGTTGCAATGCTGCTGCTGCATCGTTTGCTGCCAATACTTTCAAGTTCAACTGGCTGCCTTGCAACCATTCGGTCAGTGTGGTCCGAACGGACGACTCATCATCAACGATGAGAACAGTTTCCATATGCACCTCGCAATGGGTGTAAGCTCCTGTTCATTGTAAAGAGATGGTAACCAGAATGTTAATGGAACTCGGCATGAGTTCCATTAACATTGCCCTGTTACACTTTCAACAGCTTGCAGGCCTGTTCATACCCTGGTGCCGGATGGCCACACTCGCTGGCAGTCACCCGTGCCAGTGCCAGCAGTTGCCGCCAGCGGTATGCTTCTCGTGTGGAATTGAATTCTTCTACGACCGTCCGGTAATACTTCTCGGCATGCAAGGCGCCATCTTCGCTGATGGCATATTTCAGCAATGTCGCAAAGACGGGTGATGCATCTTGCTTGAGTTCGTGGATACGGTTTACGAGCGCACAAGCTCTTGCCTGTTCTTTCGCCCGGATAGCGTCTTCCAGTTCCTTGTTCAGATTCTCCGGAGTGACTTTGCTGATGGAATTGCTGTGTTCGGAATGGGGATAGGGTTCCCATTTCAGGAAATCGCCGCCACGGTTGGTTCGGTCTAAAGCCACTTGGTAAGCGCCGAGGATGAGACAAGCAGCAGTATGTTTGGAATGCCGGGCCAGGTTTCGCCAGGCGTTGGCCGAATCGCTGGCATGCACACCAATGGAATCGCCATGCACACTGCCTTGCGGCTTGTTGGGCTGAACCATGCCGCCGTAGCGGCCTTTATCCCGCAGTACGAGTTGGTTCGCTGCAAGAGTGATGGCTTCACCCACTGCATCAGGTAGATAGCCTTCGGATAATGCCATCGCAGCAGCTTCCGCAGCCTGGGAGGCATTGGCACTGAAAATGGTCTTAGCCAGATGATCAACCCAGGCATCATCAGCGGGCTTCTTACCCAATGACTTGTGATCGAACTGATACTTTTCCATCAACTTGGGAAGCAGCGCCCTCACCTCGGCAAAGTAACTTTTCTGATTGTCATTCTCACTCTTGATGCAGTAATGCACCGATTGCCTGAGCAGCGTATGTGCATGTTCCCGCCCTACCAGTTCGAGCATGTCCCAGGAACGGGAGACCATGACAATGCGATGGACTTCGGTCGATTCATGCACTTCGGGCAACAATGCATTGAGGGCATCTTCTGGCGAAGTAGCCAGTTGTTTGAAGATAATCTCTGCCTGCTTGACGTCTTTCTTGTGACAGGCATCACGTAACGCCTGGCTGGTGGAAGTACCGGTCGTCGCAGGGACTTCGTGCAACACTTCAGGGTTGACGCCTCGTTCCTGCATTCGCTGACAGTTGCGATACAACACTTTCAGTACCGGCAAGGCCTGTCGTTCCGTAGGCAGTTCGCGAGCCATCTGGTATGCCGGGTACAATGCCATCATGGTGTGGAAGCCAACGTAATCTTCGCCACCAAAGGTGCGGACATTAGCCAATGCCGCTGCGGATACCACTTCTTTCAGATCAACACCCGTCTTGAGCATGTTCACAATGCGAGGCAACATCTGCTCTGCAGTGCTTTCCTGCATCAACGTAACGAGCGGTTCCAGTTTGCCAAATTTCAGACGAGGTGCAGAATCATCACCCCAGGCTTGGGAAAAACCGAGATCGGTTGCAAGTGCTGAACCAACGCTGGCAACCAGCATGCCACGACCAACATCAGCAAGAAAACGGCGACGAGTGTTCGACATGACTGACCCTCTAGGAGGGAGGAGGTGGGATTTCACTACTACAAGGTACCACCCAGGCTGGGTAAATACCAGTAATGATCAGCCAGTGTTAAGAGTTTGTTCATTTCATGGGATAGTGGAAATGTGGGACACGATTGTATCGTGTCATGATTTACTGTGTCGTTTACGCTGTCACGATATAATCGTGACCCACGGTTGTAATCGGCCACCTGCAGCGCCTCGTGCGCGCGTCTGTTTTCATGGGGTTTTTGTGTGGAACAGGATTCCAATCCTGTTCGCGGTGACAATACGCCGTTGCAGCTCGACGCTGTCAGGATTGGAATCCTGACCCACCGTTGCAATCGACCACCTGCAGCGCCTCGTGCGCGCGCCTGTTTTCATGGGGTTTATGTGTGGAACAGGATTCCAATCCTGTTCGCGGCGACAATACGCCGTTGCAGCTCGACGCTGTCAGGATTGGAATCCTGACCCACGTTTGCACGGAGACAAATCCTGAGTCTGGGCATGTTCCCAGGCGGCTACGGTGCCAATGGGCAGCCAGAACCGGGCGGGAACCAGGTGGACCGTTCCTCTCTCAGCCAACTGGGTGACGTAATCGGTAATCTCGTATTCGCCTCGGGGCGAGAGTTTGAGTTCCAGTTGTTTCACTTTTTCAGGAAACAGGTAGACACCCACGTTGGCCATGCGGGTGCCGTCCAGTTCAGGTTTCTCGACCAGCTTATCGAGCGTGCCATCGGGCTTGGGGAAGGCGATACCGAACTGTCGAGGAGTATCAACGGGATGCACCAGCAACCCAGCTTCCTTCTCACAGAGAAGTTTCAAGTCAGCAGCGGCAAAGAGGTCGTCGGCATTCATGACAAGATACTTATTGCCGGTGAGCTTGGGGAAGCAAGAACGAAAAGCATCGCCGGTGCCTCGTGGCACTTCCTGGCGAACGGTGGACCAGTGGGAAAAGTGTCGTTGCTGTTTCAGATATTCTTCAATCTGTTCCGCCAGGTGATTGACGACCACGACAATGCGTTCGACCGAATCAGGCAAGGCGGCAAGTATCCAGTCAAGAATGGGCCTGCCCTGCACCGGCAAGAGCGGCTTGGGGGTCGTTTCAGTATGCGGGCGGAGACGGGTGCCCAGTCCTGCAGCGAGGATGACAGCTTCCATGAAAACTCCCAAATGGATCAAGCCAGCGGTGGGCGCCCCAGGCTTCTTCGAATGATGGATAATTGGCCCAGGTGCATGGCAGTGTGGGCACCCAGGAATAACAGTGATTCACCCTGATCGCTGAAGAGGGGCGATTCCATGGGTGGCGAATCTTTCAACGTCGTTGCAGGCAGTTTCTCCACCGTCTGCACGAGCAGATCGCGATGGTTATCAAAGTGCCTGACCAGTTCGTGAGGATCGCCAAAATCTGCCGAGGTTCCCGTGGCAGCAGCACGCGTGGTTGCAAAACGCTCAACAAAACCATCAGGCAGTTCAGGCAGTTTGGGAACGCCCAGCTTTCTGAGCTGTGCTCGATCAACGCAGGTCAGGTGGCCTATGATCCATGCAGCGTTGTTGGCACCTAGGCAAGGCCGATGCTGATATTCTTCCGATTTCAGATCATCCACATAGCGGTGAAACATCAACTTCGATGAACGCAAACTGTAGGCAATCGCTTCCTGCGGGGTGTTGAACATAGATGCCTGCCTGTAGGGTGAATATCAGCATTATATGACTCGGCCAAGTTTTTATTTTGTTTCAATTTCGTGTCCATGCTTCCCGCAACAGTGCAGGCGTGCTGTCCAGTTGCATCTGTTCCTTGCTCACGAG is a genomic window of Planctomycetia bacterium containing:
- a CDS encoding ATP-grasp domain-containing protein; translated protein: MDQQEKMPVILIGASTRAMAYSCLRAGLQPFCVDLFADKDLMAVASVSNISLAEYPMGMVQAVEQFPLHWSVIYTGGIENHPQVYRAIEQQRPVWGYTHPNPLHGNSIRNPKYLDVLAAEHRLHRPKHMWNNPPTQGVWLKKPLASAGGRGIQYWSQNEPVSPSHYLEEFLEGVPFSAIFLHNKQGTRYLGCSRQLIGTPWLHAPSLFSYCGNIGSIQLDSSSDDYLLHLGSILTKHDPFLAGLFGVDFIVNDNQINLIEVNPRYTASVELLELASGQSYIAKHVQTYHESFGSKQSSTSVQLIGKAVYYAPSDCVFPHEAPYFNQQIDDLWRIPQCADIPTAGILFAKGQPVLTLYAQGADELEIVHRLREKAIELDELLFHRFST
- the ffh gene encoding signal recognition particle protein, which encodes MFDGLQKSLSNAFKAITGRGRLSAANIKEGLATVRQALLDADVNFNVTNAFIERVSTRAVGQDVIDSIRPEEQIIKIVYDELCALMGPVDHTIHFAKDRPSVIMLCGLQGSGKTTTCGKLAKMLQARGKKPLMVAADMQRPAAIDQLHVLGEQLQIPVHSRSAAKPLDVCLNGIKEARLKGYDTVILDTAGRLHVAEMPMDELKSIDKQAKPDEVFFVCDSMTGQDAVNSAKAFNEALELNGIILTKLDGDSRGGAALSIKEVTGVPIKFVGIGEKLDKLEEFHPDRMAQRILGQGDMMSLVEKVVQAQQHITEEERIKQQEKLAKGDFTLDDFRKQFAMVHQLGMKNMMGMLPGMSEMMKDVDEDPDKVMTRFQGMIDSMTPAEKKNPDLIDLSRRRRIATGAGVQAHEIKKFLEQFQVARTVARQMNSMSLMQKMKMMMGMGKAGMFDPGGLMTQKQKIGTGHRKTAKERAEERKKKKKKR
- the mtnA gene encoding S-methyl-5-thioribose-1-phosphate isomerase, encoding MLYRSLAWQGDALGELRLLDQTRLPGETIYRHCTTIEQVWQAIRELCVRGAPAIGVSAAYGVVLGVRAFVHPTLETVKQATNYLRTSRPTAVNLFWALDRMDAAAEKYFHKPEGQLIELLLATAQDIEDEDVETSRSIGEFGSHLIPDGGGVLTHCNTGALATAEYGTALAAIIMAWEQGKRFTVFADETRPLLQGARLTAWELQQHGIPCTLICDNMAAQVMREGKVQLAIVGADRIAANGDTANKIGTYGVAILCNYHKLPFFVAAPQSTFDLNLADGTGIPIEQRHADEITQAFGKRTAPVDVAIYNPAFDVTPASLISGIVTEHGIIQPVNAEEIARRLR